Proteins encoded within one genomic window of Anopheles gambiae chromosome 3, idAnoGambNW_F1_1, whole genome shotgun sequence:
- the LOC133392766 gene encoding uncharacterized protein LOC133392766 produces MAPGSTRILSDEVRARGFGIVALQETRWKGVTERPYRSDCMIYQSGGEKHELGTAFLVIGEMRKRVIGWWPINERMCRLRIRGRFFNLSIINVHSPHLGSTDDDKDNYYTQLEREYDRCPQHDVKIVIGDFNAQVGREEAFKPTIGSFSAHRLTNDNGLRLVNFASSKHMNIRSTFFQHAPRFSYTWRSPQQTLSQIDHVLIDGRHFSDIIDKLCVANKLRYQPTPRLNTDRLKQAVVARDFAIALGEALPEDTTTEAMSLNDHWRMVEQAISSTAERTIGRVTHNQRKEWFDDECRRALSEKNAARTRMLQRETRQNVEDYRRLRRQQTLLFQDKRRGFEESDEQLLQQLSQSGETRKFYRMLNAARSGFNPMTAICRSEEGDILSDEREVMDRWKCYFDRHLNGADTRADAGSRGEQPYDSQHDNDEVPPPSLDEVISAIKQLKCNKSAGSDGLVAELFKMGPERLAVIMHRLIVRIWDQEELPDEWKLGVIHPVYKKGDRLDCANFRAITVLNAAYKILSRILFCRLSPLATDFVGSYQAGFVGGKSTTDQIFTLRQILQKCREHQIPTHHLFIDFKAAYDTIDRTELWNTMQQHGFPGKLVRLLRATMDGVQCKVSVATIA; encoded by the exons ATGG CACCCGGAAGTACCCGCATTCTTTCGGACGAGGTGAGGGCCCGTGGCTTCGGAATAGTAGCACTTCAGGAGACGCGCTGGAAAGGAGTGACGGAGCGCCCCTATCGTAGCGATTGCATGATCTACCAAAGCGGTGGTGAAAAGCATGAACTCGGTACGGCGTTCCTGGTCATAGGTGAGATGCGAAAGCGAGTGATCGGGTGGTGGCCGATCAATGAACGGATGTGCAGGTTGAGGATTCGTGGCAGGTTCTTCAACCTGAGCATCATAAATGTGCATAGTCCGCACCTTGGAAGCACCGATGACGATAAAGACAATTATTATACGCAGTTGGAGAGGGAGTACGACCGCTGCCCACAACACGACGTTAAAATTGTAATCGGGGATTTTAATGCTCAGGTCGGACGGGAGGAGGCATTTAAACCGACGATAGGAAGTTTCAGTGCCCACCGGCTGACCAACGACAACGGGCTTCGGCTCGTAAACTTCGCCTCCTCCAAGCACATGAACATTCGCAGCACCTTCTTCCAGCACGCACCTCGCTTCAGTTACACCTGGAGATCACCGCAGCAAACACTTtcccagatcgaccacgttctCATCGATGGAAGGCACTTCTCGGACATAATCGAC AAACTGTGCGTGGCCAACAAACTGCGCTATCAGCCCACCCCAAGGCTCAACACAGACCGGCTGAAACAAGCTGTTGTGGCGAGGGACTTCGCAATCGCGCTTGGGGAAGCGCTGCCGGAGGACACTACTACCGAGGCGATGTCTCTCAATGACCACTGGCGCATGGTGGAGCAAGCCATCAGCAGCACGGCCGAGCGAACAATTGGCCGCGTGACCCATAACCAGAGGAAGGAatggtttgatgatgagtgCAGGCGAGCACTCTCCGAGAAGAACGCCGCGCGGACCCGCATGCTCCAGCGCGAGACCCGGCAGAACGTGGAAGACTACAGACGACTGAGAAGGCAGCAGACCCTACTCTTCCAGGACAAGAGGCGCGGCTTCGAAGAGTCGGACGAGCAACTCTTGCAGCAGCTATCCCAGTCGGGGGAAACTCGTAAGTTCTACAGGATGCTGAATGCGGCACGGAGCGGTTTTAATCCCATGACCGCTATATGCCGCAGTGAGGAGGGAGATATCCTGTcggacgagcgagaggtgatGGACAGATGGAAGTGCTACTTCGACAGACACCTGAACGGAGCAGATACCAGAGCAGACGCAGGAAGCAGAGGAGAGCAACCCTACGACAGCCAGCATGACAATGACGAAGTGCCCCCGCCATCTTTGGACGAAGTCATCAGCGCCATCAAACAGCTGAAATGTAACAAGTCAGCTGGCAGCGATGGTCTGGTGGCCGAACTGTTCAAGATGGGTCCGGAGAGGCTTGCCGTCATCATGCATCGGCTGATTGTTAGGATTTGGGATCAGGAAGAACTACCGGACGAGTGGAAACTGGGTGTCATACACCCAGtgtacaaaaagggcgacaggctGGACTGTGCTAACTTCCGGGCCATCACAGTCCTGAATGCTgcctacaagatcctgtcccGAATACTCTTCTGCAGACTTTCGCCTCTTGCTACAGATTTCGTCGGCAGCTATCAAGCTGgatttgttggaggcaaatcaACTACCGACCAAATCTTTACTCtacggcagatcctccagaaaTGCCGAGAGCACCAGATCCCtacgcaccacctgttcatcgactttAAGGCGGCCTACGATACCATAGATCGGACCGAACTATGGAACACCATGCAGCAGCACGGATTCCCTGGGAAGCTGGTACGACTGTTGCGGGCCACTATGgacggggtgcagtgcaaggtgagtGTTGCGACGATCGCTTAG